A genome region from Triticum aestivum cultivar Chinese Spring chromosome 2B, IWGSC CS RefSeq v2.1, whole genome shotgun sequence includes the following:
- the LOC123042297 gene encoding WUSCHEL-related homeobox 1-like, whose product MDKQSVVWRQLHHQQQQAGGAAGGNAVAGAGAATTTTAPVRPSGARWTPTPEQVKILKDLYYDCGIRSPTAEQIQRIAARLRQYGRIEGKNVFYWFQNHKARERQKKRLGVDVNASPLAAAAADVLALSPSGAAAGLYGAGNCGGRGAAVHPDASATTTCWGDSTLQDYMGARSTAGAGNHGGAATAPTPWPASFPFSTNQTPRELPLFPTGGGRQESADDFHGGGYHHQPNNSQWWGAAAASNTNAMAVHHQHHHHQLQQQHLQEQQQPQHSFYNSSGNQQQMMMMMPVQDAGTSLELTLRAPYM is encoded by the exons ATGGACAAGCAGAGCGTCGTGTGGAGACAGCTGCACcatcagcagcagcaggccggcggcgcggcgggcggcaaTGCCGTCGCTGGCGCCggtgcggcgacgacgacgaccgcGCCCGTCCGGCCGAGCGGCGCGCGGTGGACGCCCACGCCGGAGCAGGTCAAGATCCTCAAGGACCTCTACTACGACTGCGGCATCCGGTCGCCCACGGCGGAGCAGATCCAGCGGATCGCGGCCCGGCTCCGGCAGTACGGCCGGATCGAGGGCAAGAACGTCTTCTACTGGTTCCAGAACCACAAGGCCCGCGAGCGCCAGAAGAAGCGCCTCGGCGTCGACGTCAACGcctcccccctcgccgccgccgccgccgacgtcctCGCCCTCTCCCCCTCCG GTGCGGCGGCCGGCTTGTACGGCGCCGGCAACTGCGGCGGTCGCGGCGCGGCCGTCCATCCTGATGCGAGCGCCACCACCACTTGCTGGGGAGACAGCACCCTGCAG GATTACATGGGCGCGAGGAGCACGGCGGGAGCGGGCAACCACGGCGGCGCCGCCACAGCACCTACGCCGTGGCCAGCGAGCTTCCCTTTCTCCACCAACCAGACGCCGCGGGAGCTCCCGCTCTTCCCGACCGGCGGAGGCCGGCAAGAAAGCGCGGACGACTTCCACGGCGGCGGCTACCATCACCAGCCCAACAACTCGCAGTGGTGGGGAGCTGCCGCCGCCAGCAACACCAACGCCATGGCCGTCcatcaccagcatcatcaccaCCAGCTGCAGCAGCAGCATTTGCAAGAACAGCAGCAGCCGCAGCACAGCTTTTACAACAGCAGCGGCAACCAGCagcagatgatgatgatgatgcccgTCCAGGACGCCGGCACCTCCCTGGAGCTCACTCTCCGTGCCCCTTACATGTGA
- the LOC123046962 gene encoding PHD finger-like domain-containing protein 5A: MAKHHPDLIMCRKQPGIAIGRLCEKCDGKCVICDSYVRPCTLVRVCDECNYGSFQGRCVICGGVGISDAYYCKECTQQEKDRDGCPKIVNLGSAKTDLFYERKKYGFKKR, translated from the coding sequence ATGGCGAAGCATCACCCCGATCTGATCATGTGCCGGAAGCAGCCCGGCATCGCCATCGGCCGCCTGTGTGAGAAGTGCGACGGCAAGTGCGTCATCTGCGACTCGTACGTGCGCCCCTGCACCCTCGTCCGCGTCTGCGACGAGTGCAACTACGGGTCGTTCCAGGGGAGGTGCGTCATCTGCGGAGGGGTGGGCATCTCGGACGCCTACTACTGCAAGGAGTGCACGCAGCAGGAGAAGGACCGCGACGGGTGCCCCAAGATCGTGAACCTGGGGAGCGCCAAGACCGACCTCTTCTACGAGCGCAAGAAGTACGGTTTTAAGAAGCGATAG